The following are encoded together in the bacterium genome:
- a CDS encoding SDR family NAD(P)-dependent oxidoreductase: MTFSTAVVTGAGSGLGRALALRLARPGAVLLLADLDLAACEETARLARERAATAHAVAVDVADAAQVEALAEDAAQRLGRIDLVVNNAGVAAAGAVGEAPLDDWRWIVGINLFGVIHGCHAFVPRLVAQGGGAILNTASMAGFACAPMMGAYNVTKAGVIALSETLAAEVADKRVRVTVLCPAFFKTNLLEGARATDPQLMAMARGAFARATMSADDVAAAALRAVERGRLYCLPMREGRIVWRLKRLAPQRFVKLVSNQRLQRLAQAKAS, from the coding sequence ATGACTTTCTCGACCGCGGTGGTGACCGGGGCGGGCAGCGGCCTGGGGCGGGCGCTGGCGCTGCGCTTGGCGCGGCCGGGGGCGGTGCTGCTGCTGGCGGATCTCGACCTCGCCGCCTGCGAAGAGACGGCGCGCCTGGCGCGCGAGCGCGCGGCCACCGCGCACGCGGTGGCGGTGGACGTCGCCGACGCGGCCCAGGTCGAGGCGCTGGCCGAGGACGCGGCGCAGCGCCTCGGACGCATCGACCTGGTGGTCAACAACGCCGGCGTCGCGGCCGCCGGCGCGGTCGGGGAGGCGCCGCTCGACGACTGGCGGTGGATCGTCGGCATCAACCTGTTCGGCGTCATCCACGGCTGCCACGCCTTCGTGCCGCGGCTGGTCGCGCAGGGCGGCGGCGCCATCCTCAACACCGCCTCGATGGCCGGCTTCGCCTGCGCGCCGATGATGGGCGCCTACAACGTCACCAAGGCGGGCGTGATCGCGCTCAGCGAGACGTTGGCGGCGGAGGTGGCGGACAAGCGCGTGCGCGTCACCGTGCTCTGCCCGGCCTTCTTCAAGACCAACCTCCTGGAGGGGGCGCGCGCCACCGACCCGCAACTGATGGCGATGGCGCGCGGCGCCTTCGCGCGCGCGACGATGAGCGCCGACGACGTCGCCGCCGCCGCGCTGCGCGCCGTCGAGCGCGGGCGCCTCTACTGTCTGCCGATGCGCGAGGGCCGCATCGTCTGGCGCCTCAAGCGCCTGGCGCCGCAGCGCTTCGTGAAGCTGGTGTCCAACCAGCGCCTGCAGCGTCTGGCGCAGGCCAAGGCGTCGTAG
- a CDS encoding inorganic pyrophosphatase — protein sequence MAGDLRHLPLLFKPHPWHGIPIGDEAPRTVTCFIEIVPTDTVKYELDKETGYLKVDRPQKFSNICPSLYGFIPQTHCGERVGALCRERTGRQGIVGDGDPMDICVLTEKGIPHGDIILKAIPIGGLRMIDGDEADDKIIAVLQNDAMYGDWRDITHAPAALVERLRHYFLTYKQAPGAAPPRVEIAGVYDRDEAYDVINRSRADYEAHFAALKARIAHTTA from the coding sequence ATGGCCGGTGACCTCCGCCATCTGCCGCTGCTCTTCAAGCCGCACCCCTGGCACGGCATTCCCATCGGCGACGAGGCGCCGCGCACGGTGACCTGCTTCATCGAGATCGTCCCGACGGACACCGTCAAGTACGAGCTCGACAAGGAAACCGGCTATCTCAAGGTCGATCGGCCGCAGAAGTTCTCCAACATCTGCCCATCGCTCTACGGCTTCATCCCGCAGACCCACTGCGGCGAACGGGTCGGCGCCCTCTGCAGGGAACGCACCGGTCGTCAGGGCATCGTCGGCGACGGCGACCCGATGGACATCTGCGTGCTCACCGAGAAGGGCATCCCGCACGGCGACATCATCCTGAAGGCGATCCCGATCGGCGGCCTGCGCATGATCGACGGCGACGAGGCCGACGACAAGATCATCGCCGTGCTGCAGAACGATGCCATGTACGGCGACTGGCGCGACATCACCCATGCGCCCGCCGCGCTGGTCGAACGGCTGCGCCACTACTTCCTCACCTACAAGCAGGCGCCGGGCGCCGCGCCGCCGCGGGTCGAGATCGCCGGCGTGTACGACCGCGACGAGGCCTACGACGTCATCAACCGCAGCCGCGCCGACTACGAGGCGCACTTCGCCGCGCTGAAGGCGCGGATCGCGCATACGACTGCGTGA
- a CDS encoding DNA mismatch repair protein MutS: MSVDARADYTVRLAQRRRRAAALARSERRIGSARLAVFAAAGGLAWLAFGLHLVPGWSLALPTVLFAALILRHAAVIPARRAADRAVAFYERGLARLDEAWAGGGVGGERYLDPRHPYAADLDLFGAGSLFELLCTARTRAGQDTLAAWLLAPAPPDEVRARQAAVAALRPRLDLREDLAVLGDALGDALHADSLAAWGGAPRRLPGAPARLAAALAALAVVGSAAAWGAGMVGPLPMLAALGVAAALGAWWRAGVRAVVRDVEPAGRDLALLARLLARIEREPAEVPRLAALRAALDSGGVAPSARIAQLERLVGLLDARRNQFFAPLAPLLLWQTQLALAIEAWRAASGAAVARWVTALGEYEALQALAAYAAEHPDDRFPSFVDGPAQLAGEGLGHPLLPAARCVRNDVRLGPEHAVLVISGSNMSGKSTLLRTIGTNVVLAQAGAPVRATRLTASALAVGTSMRVHDSLQAGTSRFYAEIQRLRQLVDGASTPPPLLFLLDEILHGTNSHDRRIGAEAVVRGLLGRGAIGCITTHDLSLAGIVDALAPRAANVHFADHLEDGVMRFDYRMQPGVVQHSNALALMRAVGLEV; encoded by the coding sequence ATGAGTGTCGACGCACGGGCCGACTACACGGTGCGGCTGGCGCAGCGGCGGCGCCGCGCCGCGGCGCTGGCGCGCAGCGAGCGACGCATCGGCAGCGCGCGCCTGGCGGTGTTCGCTGCCGCCGGCGGGCTCGCCTGGCTCGCCTTCGGCCTGCACCTCGTGCCGGGCTGGAGCCTGGCGCTTCCCACCGTCCTGTTCGCGGCGCTGATCCTGCGCCACGCGGCGGTCATTCCGGCGCGTCGCGCCGCCGATCGCGCCGTCGCGTTCTACGAGCGCGGCCTGGCGCGGCTCGACGAGGCGTGGGCGGGCGGCGGCGTCGGCGGCGAGCGCTATCTCGATCCGCGCCATCCGTACGCCGCCGACCTCGACCTCTTCGGCGCCGGATCGCTGTTCGAGCTCCTGTGCACGGCGCGCACGCGCGCCGGCCAGGACACGCTGGCGGCGTGGCTGCTGGCGCCGGCGCCGCCGGACGAGGTGCGGGCGCGGCAGGCGGCGGTGGCCGCGCTGCGGCCGCGGCTCGACCTGCGCGAGGACCTGGCGGTGCTCGGCGATGCGCTCGGCGACGCGCTGCACGCCGACAGCCTCGCCGCCTGGGGCGGCGCGCCGCGCCGCCTGCCGGGCGCTCCGGCGCGGCTGGCGGCGGCGCTGGCGGCGCTCGCCGTGGTCGGCAGCGCGGCGGCGTGGGGCGCCGGCATGGTCGGGCCGCTGCCGATGCTGGCGGCGCTCGGCGTCGCCGCGGCCCTCGGCGCGTGGTGGCGCGCCGGCGTGCGCGCGGTGGTGCGCGACGTCGAGCCGGCGGGGCGCGACCTGGCGCTGCTGGCCCGGCTGCTGGCGCGGATCGAACGCGAGCCGGCCGAGGTGCCGCGCCTGGCCGCGCTGCGCGCGGCGCTCGACAGCGGCGGCGTCGCGCCGTCGGCGCGCATCGCGCAGCTCGAGCGCCTGGTGGGGTTGCTGGATGCGCGGCGCAACCAGTTCTTCGCGCCGCTGGCACCGCTGCTGCTCTGGCAGACCCAGCTCGCGCTGGCGATCGAGGCCTGGCGCGCGGCCTCCGGCGCCGCGGTGGCGCGCTGGGTGACGGCGCTCGGCGAGTACGAGGCCCTGCAGGCGCTCGCCGCGTATGCCGCCGAGCATCCGGATGATCGCTTCCCGTCGTTCGTCGACGGGCCGGCGCAGCTCGCCGGCGAAGGGCTCGGGCACCCGCTGCTGCCGGCGGCCCGCTGCGTGCGCAACGACGTCCGCCTCGGTCCGGAGCACGCGGTGCTGGTGATCAGCGGCTCGAACATGTCGGGCAAGAGCACGCTGCTGCGGACCATCGGGACCAACGTCGTCCTGGCGCAGGCCGGCGCACCGGTGCGGGCGACGCGACTGACCGCGAGCGCGCTGGCGGTCGGCACGTCGATGCGCGTGCACGACTCCCTGCAGGCGGGCACCTCGCGCTTCTATGCCGAGATCCAACGCCTGCGGCAGCTCGTCGACGGCGCCAGCACGCCGCCGCCGCTGCTGTTCCTGCTCGACGAGATCCTGCACGGCACCAACTCGCACGACCGCCGCATCGGCGCCGAGGCGGTGGTGCGCGGGCTGCTGGGGCGCGGCGCGATCGGCTGCATCACCACCCACGATCTCTCGCTGGCCGGCATCGTCGACGCCCTGGCGCCGCGCGCCGCCAACGTCCACTTCGCCGATCACCTCGAGGACGGCGTCATGCGCTTCGACTACCGCATGCAGCCCGGGGTCGTGCAGCACAGCAACGCGCTCGCCCTCATGCGCGCCGTCGGCTTGGAGGTGTGA